The Mytilus galloprovincialis chromosome 2, xbMytGall1.hap1.1, whole genome shotgun sequence genome has a window encoding:
- the LOC143063044 gene encoding Golgi-associated plant pathogenesis-related protein 1-like produces the protein MFTPSFGMSCFGCSPQYPSVKQFTSEGLILHNTIRRKHNVPPLKFAKDLVQHAQEWAEYLVKTNQDTPEVQHLRRKNIGQNITVKDSYENYAVDYSAEDIIKEWYSGVDIYQPYFGREPPPLEIIKGYGHFSQMVWKDTQEMGMGKAIGNDRTVIVASYRPAGNGLAKFTDNVKEPNDKVLIFKYFKM, from the exons AATGAGTTGTTTCGGATGCAGTCCTCAATACCCAAGCGTCAAACAATTTACCTCTGAAGGTTTGATCCTACACAATACCATAAGACGCAAACATAACGTTCCACCGTTAAAGTTTGCAAAAGATCTAGTCCAGCATGCACAGGAATGGGCGGAGTATTTAGTTAAGACAAATCAAGACACGCCTGAGGTCCAGCATCTTAGAAGAAAGAATATCGGACAGAATATCACTGTAAAAGATTCCTACGAGAATTACGCCGTCGATTACTCAG CTGAAGATATTATAAAAGAATGGTACAGCGGGGTCGATATCTACCAACCATATTTTGGAAGGGAACCACCTCCATTAGAAATAATTAAAG GTTATGGACATTTTAGTCAAATGGTATGGAAAGACACACAGGAAATGGGAATGGGTAAAGCTATAGGAAACGACAGAACAGTAATAGTAGCTTCATACAGACCAGCTGGTAATGGCCTAGCAAAGTTTACAGACAATGTCAAGGAACCTAATGACAAAGTTCTAATATTCAAGTATTTCAAAATGTAG